A single region of the Sciurus carolinensis chromosome 16, mSciCar1.2, whole genome shotgun sequence genome encodes:
- the Slc22a31 gene encoding putative solute carrier family 22 member 31, whose amino-acid sequence MEREAQLLCAAGGFGRARRLLAAASWLPCVALGLALSSEPLLTARPAHHCRPDPALLPPSLRALRGPALLRASVPRLGPARAPSPCLLLRYPVPGARPSSAPAPSGTRPCTRGWLYTLPAAGLLRSPVTQWDLVCEDSWKVPLEQMCHFLGWLLGCVLLGTGCDRFGRRAVFVVSLVLATVLGASEALAASFYALLALRFLHGGTLAGAFLALYVARLELCDPPHRLAFSMGAGLFSVVGTLLLPGLAMLVQDWRLLQGLSALVTGLLLLFWGFPALFPESPCWLLATGQEAQASRILWHFAEASGVNPEDSSSEENSLATELAVLSAGSTQPQYHSILGLLHTRATWRNGLILGFSSLVGGGIRASFLRSLVPSEQAFYLPYFVEAGLEATASVLLILTADRCGRRPVLLLGTMVVGLASLLLLAGAQYLPGWTTLFLSVLGLLASQAVSELSVLLAAEVFPTVIRGAGVGLVLGAGFLGRATAPLTDIHGRRGFFLQHVVFTSLAILILLCVLLLPETRGQELPQSLEDADRLQRSPLLLGCPHQDHLPLLLPSHSE is encoded by the exons ATGGAGCGCGAGGCGCAGTTGCTGTGCGCTGCAGGAGGCTTCGGCCGGGCTCGGCGCCTGCTGGCCGCCGCCTCGTGGCTGCCCTGCGTGGCACTGGGGCTGGCGCTGAGCTCCGAGCCGCTGCTCACCGCGCGGCCCGCGCACCACTGCCGGCCAGACCCGGCGTTACTGCCGCCCTCGCTGCGTGCCCTGCGCGGGCCGGCGCTGCTCCGTGCCAGCGTGCCGCGCTTGGGGCCCGCGCGCGCCCCGAGCCCATGCCTGCTCCTGCGCTACCCGGTGCCTGGCGCCCGCCCGAGCTCCGCGCCAGCGCCCTCCGGCACGCGGCCCTGCACTCGCGGCTGGCTCTATACGCTCCCCGCTGCCGGCCTGCTGCGCAGCCCCGTCACCCAG TGGGACCTGGTGTGTGAAGACAGCTGGAAGGTTCCACTGGAGCAGATGTGCCACTTCCTGGGCTGGCTGCTGGGCTGTGTCCTTCTAGGTACAGGGTGTGAcag GTTTGGCCGCCGGGCTGTTTTTGTGGTCTCCCTGGTGCTGGCCACAGTCCTTGGAGCCAGTGAAGCCCTGGCTGCCAGCTTCTATGCCCTCCTGGCCCTGCGGTTCCTCCACGGGGGCACCTTGGCAGGGGCCTTCCTTGCCCTTTATGTGGCTC GCCTGGAGCTCTGTGACCCCCCACACCGCCTGGCCTTCTCCATGGGGGCTGGCCTTTTCTCAGTGGTGGGCACCTTGCTGCTGCCTGGGCTGGCCATGCTGGTGCAGGACTGGCGCCTTCTGCAGGGCCTGAGCGCCCTGGTGACTGGACTCTTGCTGCTCTTCTGGGG GTTCCCAGCCCTGTTCCCTGAGTCTCCCTGCTGGCTTCTGGCCACAGGGCAGGAGGCCCAAGCCAGCAGGATCCTGTGGCACTTTGCGGAAGCTAGTGGCGTGAACCCTGAGGACAGCTCCTCAGAGGAGAACTCCCTGGCTACAG AGCTTGCTGTGCTGTCTGCAGGCAGCACGCAGCCCCAGTACCATTCCATCCTGGGGCTCCTGCATACCCGCGCCACCTGGAGGAACGGGCTCATCCTGGGATTCAGCTC GCTGGTCGGTGGGGGCATCAGGGCCAGTTTCCTCCGCAGCCTGGTGCCAAGCGAGCAGGCCTTCTACCTGCCCTACTTCGTGGAGGCCGGCCTGGAGGCCACCGCCAGTGTTCTCCTGATCCTGACGGCCGATCGCTGCGGACGGCGTCCTGTCCTGCTGCTGGGCACCATGGTTGTAGGCCTGGCATCCCTGCTGCTCCTTGCTGGGGCTCAGT ACCTGCCAGGCTGGACCACGCTGTTCCTTTCTGTCCTGGggctcctggcctcccaggctgtATCGGAGCTCAGTGTTCTGCTTGCAGCTGAGGTCTTCCCCACAGTGATCAG GGGAGCCGGGGTAGGCCTGGTGCTGGGGGCCGGGTTCCTGGGCCGGGCTACTGCCCCGCTTACTGACATTCATGGCCGGCGGGGCTTCTTCCTGCAACACGTGGTCTTCACCTCCCTGGCCATCCTCATCCTACTCTGTGTCCTGCTGCTGCCTGAGACCCGTGGCCAGGAGCTGCCCCAGTCACTGGAGGATGCTGACCGCCTACAACGCTCCCCACTCCTGCTTGGTTGTCCCCACCAGGACCACCTGCCTCTACTGCTGCCCTCTCATTCGGAGTGA
- the Cdh15 gene encoding cadherin-15 isoform X5: MERGSVYPGCPRGTYVTRAEATDADDPDTDNAALRYSILQQGGPELFSIDQHTGEIRTVQVGLDREVVATYNLTLQVADMSGEGLTATASAIISLDDVNDNAPEFTRDQLSMEAAEAVSGVDVGRLEVEDRDLPGSPNWVARFTILEGDPDGQFTIRTDPKTNEGVLSVAKPLDHESREHYELTVSVQNESPLQAAAPRAQRGQTTVHVRVQDANEAPVFPENPLRTSLAEGAPPGTPVAIFSARDPDTQQLQRISYSKDYDPEDWLQVDGATGRVQTQRVLSPASPFLKDGWYRAIILALDDGSPPSTSTGTLSIEILEVNDHAPVLAPAAPSSLCSEPEQGPGLLLGATDEDLPPHGAPFLFQLSPRFPELSRNWSLSQVNVSHARLRPRHQVPEGLHRLSLLLRDSGQPPQQREQPLNVTVCRCGPDGACLPGAAALRAGGAGVSLGALVVVLASAILLLLLVLLAALRSRFQQQPRDKGLLHALQDDLRDNILNYDEQGGGEEDQDAYDINQLRHPTELPALSLPLGRPPLRRDAPFGHVPPQPHRVLPSSPADIASFISDGLEAADTDPSVPPYDTALIYDYEGDGSVAGTLSSILSSLGDEDQDYDYLRDWGPRFARLADMYGHP; this comes from the exons ATGGAAAGAGGATCAGTGTATCCTGGATGCCCCAGGG GCACCTACGTGACCAGGGCAGAGGCCACGGATGCCGACGACCCCGACACCGACAACGCGGCGCTCCGCTACTCCATCCTGCAGCAGGGCGGCCCCGAGCTCTTCAGCATCGACCAGCACACTGGCGAGATCCGCACTGTGCAAGTGGGGCTGGACCGCGAG GTGGTGGCCACGTACAACCTGACGCTGCAGGTGGCCGACATGTCTGGAGAGGGCCTCACCGCCACAGCCTCAGCCATCATCTCCCTGGACGACGTCAACGACAATGCGCCTGAGTTTACCAGGGACCAG TTGTCCATGGAGGCTGCAGAGGCGGTCAGTGGAGTGGATGTGGGACGTCTTGAGGTGGAAGACAGGGACCTGCCTGGCTCCCCCAACTGGGTGGCCAGGTTCACCATCCTGGAAGGTGACCCGGACGGACAGTTCACTATTCGCACCGACCCCAAGACCAACGAGGGCGTGCTGTCCGTGGCAAAG CCCCTGGACCATGAGAGCCGCGAGCACTATGAGCTCACCGTGTCCGTGCAGAATGAGTCCCCACTGCAGGCGGCTGCCCCCCGGGCTCAGCGGGGCCAGACCACAGTCCACGTGAGGGTGCAGGATGCCAACGAGGCCCCTGTGTTCCCGGAGAACCCACTGCGAACCAGCCTGGCTGAGGGGGCCCCCCCAGGGACCCCTGTGGCTATCTTCTCTGCCAGAGACCCTGACACACAGCAGCTGCAAAGAATCAG CTATTCCAAGGACTATGACCCTGAGGACTGGCTGCAGGTGGACGGAGCCACAGGCAGGGTCCAGACCCAGCGTGTGCTGAGCCCAGCCTCCCCCTTCCTCAAGGACGGCTGGTACCGGGCTATCATCCTGGCCCTGGACGACG GCTCCCCACCCAGCACCTCCACGGGCACCCTGTCCATTGAGATCCTGGAGGTCAACGACCACGCACCTGTGCTGGCCCCTGCGGCGCCCAGCAGCCTGTGCAGTGAGCCGGAACAGGGCCCGGGCCTCCTCTTGGGTGCCACAGACGAGGACCTGCCGCCACACGGGGCCCCCTTCCTCTTCCAGCTGAGCCCCAGGTTCCCAGAGCTCAGCCGGAACTGGAGTCTCAGCCAGGTGAACG TGAGCCACGCGCGCCTGCGGCCGCGGCACCAGGTCCCTGAGGGCCTGCACCGCCTCAGCCTGCTGCTCCGGGACTCCGGGCAGCCGCCCCAGCAGCGCGAGCAGCCGCTGAACGTGACCGTGTGCCGCTGCGGGCCCGACGGTGCCTGCCTGCCCGGGGCCGCCGCGCTGCGGGCCGGGGGCGCGGGCGTCAGCCTGGGCGCGCTGGTCGTCGTGCTGGCCAGCGCCATCCTGCTGCTCC TGCTGGTCCTGCTGGCGGCGCTGCGCTCGCGGTTCCAGCAGCAGCCGCGGGATAAGGGTCTACTGCACGCGCTGCAGGACGACCTTCGGGACAACATCCTCAACTACGATGAGCAGGGCGGCGGGGAGGAGGACCAG GATGCCTACGACATAAACCAGCTGCGCCACCCAACAGAACTGCCGGCGCTGAGCCTGCCCCTGGGACGGCCGCCTCTGCGCCGAGATGCTCCCTTTGGCCACGTGCCCCCCCAGCCGCACCGGGTGCTGCCCTCCAGCCCTGCCGACATTGCCAGCTTCATCAGCGAT ggcctggaggctGCGGACACTGACCCCAGCGTGCCACCTTATGACACGGCTCTCATATATGACTACGAGGGGGACGGCTCTGTGGCAGGGACGCTGAGTTCCATCCTGTCCAGCCTTGGTGACGAGGACCAGGACTATGACTACCTCAGGGACTGGGGGCCCCGCTTTGCCCGGCTGGCAGACATGTATGGGCATCCATGA